Proteins from a genomic interval of Pseudomonas sp. RC10:
- a CDS encoding YbdD/YjiX family protein, with amino-acid sequence MFNDLSRLGKYLGQAARLMVGMPDYDNYVEHMQNTHPDKPVMSYEAFFRERQDARYGGKGGPKCC; translated from the coding sequence ATGTTCAATGACCTGAGTCGTCTGGGTAAATATCTGGGTCAGGCTGCGCGCTTGATGGTCGGCATGCCGGACTACGACAACTATGTCGAGCATATGCAGAACACCCACCCCGACAAACCGGTGATGTCGTACGAGGCGTTCTTTCGGGAACGCCAGGACGCGCGTTACGGTGGTAAGGGCGGGCCTAAGTGTTGTTGA
- the glyA gene encoding serine hydroxymethyltransferase, whose translation MFSRNLTIAKYDSDLYAAMEQEAKRQEEHIELIASENYTSPAVMEAQGSVLTNKYAEGYPGKRYYGGCEYVDIVEQLAIDRAKELFGADYANVQPHAGSQANSAVYLALLNAGDTILGMSLAHGGHLTHGASVSSSGKLYNAVQYGIDGNGLIDYDEVERLAVEHKPKMIVAGFSAYSQVLDFPRFRAIADKVGAYLFVDMAHVAGLVAAGVYPNPVPFADVVTTTTHKTLRGPRGGLILARANADIEKKLNSAVFPGGQGGPLEHVIAAKAICFKEALQPEFKAYQQQVVKNAKAMAAVFIERGFDVVSGGTENHLFLLSLIKQDISGKDADAALGRAFITVNKNSVPNDPRSPFVTSGLRFGTPAVTTRGFKEAECKELAGWICDILADLNNEAVIDGVREKVKAICAKLPVYGA comes from the coding sequence ATGTTCAGCCGTAATTTGACTATCGCCAAGTACGACTCCGACCTGTATGCCGCTATGGAACAAGAAGCCAAGCGCCAGGAAGAGCACATCGAGCTGATCGCCTCGGAAAACTACACCAGCCCGGCCGTCATGGAAGCCCAGGGTTCGGTTCTGACCAACAAATACGCTGAAGGCTACCCAGGCAAGCGTTACTACGGTGGTTGCGAGTACGTCGACATCGTCGAGCAACTGGCCATCGACCGCGCCAAAGAGCTGTTCGGCGCTGATTACGCCAACGTCCAGCCACACGCCGGTTCGCAGGCCAACAGCGCCGTTTACCTGGCCCTGTTGAACGCTGGCGACACCATTCTGGGCATGAGCCTGGCCCACGGCGGTCACTTGACCCACGGTGCCAGCGTTTCGTCCTCCGGCAAGCTGTACAACGCCGTTCAGTACGGCATCGACGGCAACGGCCTGATCGACTACGACGAAGTCGAGCGCCTGGCTGTCGAGCACAAGCCAAAAATGATCGTGGCCGGTTTCTCGGCGTACTCGCAAGTGCTGGATTTCCCGCGTTTCCGCGCCATCGCTGACAAAGTCGGCGCCTACTTGTTCGTCGACATGGCCCACGTGGCCGGTCTGGTCGCCGCGGGCGTCTACCCGAACCCGGTGCCTTTCGCTGACGTCGTGACCACCACCACCCACAAGACCCTGCGCGGTCCACGTGGAGGCCTGATCCTGGCGCGCGCCAACGCTGACATCGAGAAGAAGCTGAACTCCGCGGTGTTCCCGGGCGGTCAAGGCGGTCCTCTGGAGCACGTTATCGCGGCCAAAGCGATCTGCTTCAAGGAAGCACTGCAGCCTGAGTTCAAGGCTTACCAGCAACAAGTGGTGAAAAACGCCAAGGCCATGGCCGCTGTGTTCATCGAGCGCGGTTTTGACGTGGTGTCCGGCGGGACCGAGAACCACCTGTTCCTGCTGTCCCTGATCAAGCAGGACATCTCCGGTAAAGACGCTGACGCTGCGTTGGGTCGTGCGTTCATCACCGTGAACAAGAACTCCGTGCCGAACGATCCACGTTCCCCGTTCGTCACCTCCGGTCTGCGCTTCGGCACCCCGGCTGTGACCACTCGCGGCTTCAAGGAAGCAGAGTGCAAGGAACTGGCAGGCTGGATCTGCGACATCCTGGCTGACCTGAACAACGAAGCCGTGATCGACGGCGTTCGCGAGAAAGTCAAAGCCATCTGCGCCAAGCTGCCGGTTTACGGCGCTTGA
- the yjiA gene encoding GTPase, with product MFTPIPVTVLSGFLGAGKTTLLRHLLKEEHGLKIAVIENEFSDAGVDTQLLGSEPVQVMTLSNGCVCCTIHTDLTKALVLLLERLDSGEIKFDRLVIECTGLADPAPVAQTFFIDEELRERYILDGIITLVDAAHADTHLEQTIAQAQIGFADRLLVSKTDLVDEATFKALSERLTRINRRAPIRVVEHGKIDLAELLDVRGFNLNADVGGMVLRPAAPAGRGIDRISSLVLRSDKALDIDKLSTFMNDLLEEHGKQLLRYKGVLNIAGEDRKLVFQGVLKLYGFDFDVEWGADEKRESVIVFIADDLPEDKIREGFAKVAAQ from the coding sequence GTGTTCACACCCATCCCCGTCACCGTACTGAGCGGCTTTCTCGGCGCGGGCAAGACCACGTTGCTGCGTCACCTGCTCAAGGAAGAGCACGGCTTGAAGATCGCCGTGATTGAAAACGAATTCAGTGATGCCGGGGTCGATACCCAGTTGCTCGGCAGCGAGCCGGTGCAGGTGATGACTCTGTCCAACGGCTGCGTGTGCTGCACCATCCACACCGACCTGACCAAGGCGCTGGTTTTGCTGCTGGAGCGGCTGGACAGCGGCGAAATCAAGTTCGACCGTCTGGTGATCGAATGCACCGGCCTCGCTGACCCGGCGCCGGTCGCACAGACTTTCTTCATAGACGAAGAACTGCGTGAGCGTTACATCCTCGACGGCATCATCACGCTGGTGGACGCCGCCCACGCCGACACTCATCTGGAACAGACCATCGCCCAGGCCCAGATCGGTTTTGCCGACCGTTTGCTGGTGAGCAAGACCGATCTGGTGGACGAGGCCACGTTCAAGGCCCTGAGCGAGCGGTTGACCCGCATCAACCGCCGGGCGCCGATTCGCGTGGTCGAGCACGGCAAGATCGATCTGGCCGAACTGCTGGATGTGCGCGGCTTCAACCTGAACGCCGACGTCGGCGGCATGGTCCTGCGCCCGGCAGCCCCCGCAGGTCGTGGCATTGACCGGATCAGCAGTCTGGTCCTTCGCAGTGACAAGGCGCTGGACATCGACAAGCTCAGCACCTTCATGAACGACCTGCTGGAAGAGCACGGCAAGCAATTGCTGCGTTACAAAGGCGTGCTGAATATCGCAGGCGAAGACCGCAAGCTGGTGTTTCAGGGCGTGCTCAAGCTCTATGGTTTTGATTTCGACGTGGAGTGGGGCGCGGACGAGAAGCGTGAGAGCGTGATCGTGTTCATTGCCGACGATCTGCCAGAAGACAAGATTCGGGAAGGGTTTGCGAAGGTCGCGGCGCAATAA